AGCCAATCGAGTCGTGTGCGGAGGTCTTGGATGGTGACCGGGGAAGACATGCCTAGCCTTTCTTCTTCGCGTCGGAAGGACTCGGCTTTTCGCTTTCCGACAGGCGACGAAAAGTCGTTGCCAGGACCGTCACACTCAAGGTTACTTCCTCGCCCTTACGCTCGGGATCCTTTAGCGAGATGTCCTCCATGTTGATCGCGCGATCGAGCGTGCTCACGTTATAAAAGAACTTGGCCAGCTGATGGTATCTGCCCGACAGCGCGAGTGACACGGGAAGCCGAACAAAGAACTCCTGCATCTCCTCGGGCCGGGGCTGTACAAGCTTCATGCGCAGGCCGCTCAGCTCGGCGAGCCGGTTGAGATCCGCCAGGAATCCAGGGATCTCTGCATGCTCCGGCAAGATGCGCAGATTGCGACGATCGCGCTCTTCCCGCCACGCGAGCTCCTTGCGGAGCCTGAGATACTCTTGCTGGCGGCTTTGAGCTTCTCTGACCTCGCCCTCCAGTCGCACGCGCTTCTGTTGCTCGCCGTCGATCTTTTCCGTCAGCTCCATGTGCATCCCGAGGTAGTAGATGGACGAGGTCAGCGCCACGATTAGCACGCCGAGCAAGACCTTTGCGGTGTTGGATAGGGCGGCGAAGCTCTTGATCTGACGGGCAGCCACTAGTAGTTCACCTTGCAAGTCAACCGGAAGTCGATCACCTCAAGACCCGAGCCCTTGGTCTTTACCGAGCTTGTCTTCTCCAGCATGACCTCGTCGAAGACCTCCGACAGGGCCAATCGGCGCAGGAACTCCGCAACGTCCTCGTTGCTCTTGCCGTATCCCTGGATCGCGCACTCACGCTGGTCCTCCTCGAAGGACTGCAACCACAAGCGACGGACGTCCCAACCTGGATTGTACCCCGACAAGGGATTGCTCTTGCGCAGCTCCACCAAACGCTCTTCGTCCACCGTCGGCCCCCGTGCAACACTCAGTATCTTGCTGAGCTCCATGAGCACGCGCGTGGGACCCATTCTGGCTTTTTGCAGCTCCCCCACGACGGTCTCGAGCTGGCGGCTCTTGTCGAGCTTGGCCCGCACTGCCTCGAGTCCCTCGCTCTGCTTGCGGGCCTGTTCTATCTGGCGCTCCAGCGAGGCATTGGCAGCCATCTGCTCCGTGAGCTTGTCGCTGTACGTATAATAGATGACACCAAGGCCCACAGACCACAAGAAAGTGACGACCAGATAGCCCAGCCCCCAAACGACCCCGCTCCCCGCTCCGCTCGTGGCCCGCACGGTGTCGGGCAGCAAGTTGATCCGGATCACTCGCGCCGCTCCCGGTCCTTGCGCAGCGCCAATCCGTAGGCCACGACCGCCTGGCTCGCCCTGCCCTGCAGGGCCAGCAGATCCACTCGCTTCGGGTCCGGTGCTGCCACCAAGAGCGGGTCCAGCGCCTCCACGGGCACCTGCGACCGTGCGTAGAGGCTGTTTCGCAGGGCATGAAGATTCGCGGTGCCCCCCGACAGGTAGATCTTCTCGATCTGCTGATCGCCGCTGGTGGCCTGGTAGAAATCGAGCGAGCGTTGAATCTCGCCAGCCAGGGTATCCACCGAGTCCCGCACGATCTCGGTCACTTGAGACGGAATTGCGCCCGGCGCCTGGCTGCACTTGAACGCCTCTGCCTCCTCGAAACCGACCCCCAGCTGGCGCCGGATCTCATCCGTAATGGTATTGCCCGCACTCACGACGTCCCGCGTAAACGCCGTGGTACCTCCCGACAGTACGTTCAGGGTCGTAAGCGACGCACCCACGTGCAGCAGCGCAACGGTTTGTTGCCCCTCTGCGCTCGCGTAGGCGAGCTCGAAGCAGTTCTGCACCGTGAACGCGTCCAGATCAACGACATGCGGTCGTAGCCGCGCTTCGACCGCGAGATTGGTGAGGTCGGCGATCTCTTCCTTCTTGGCTGCGACGAGCAGCACGTCCATCTGTCCCCGATCCTCGCGCCGCGCCAGCACCTGGTAGTCAATACGGACATCTACGAGGTCGAACGGTATGTGCTGCTCGGCTTCCCAGTTGATCTGTTCCCCCAGCTCGGCTGGTGTCATCACCGGCATCGTGATCTTCTTGATGATGACGCTGTGACCACTGATGCGCAGCGCGACGTCACGGCGCCGGCTCTTGTGGAAAAGCAGCTGGAGCCCTTCCACGATCGCGCCCGAGTTCATGATGTGCCCGTCCACGATGGTCTGCGGTGGCAGAGGGTGGTAGCCGAAACGCACCAGCGTCCTGCGCCCTCTTCGCCCCTCCTTGATCTCGCACACCTTGACGGAGCTGGAGCCTATGTCGACGCCAACGAGGTTTCTGCCTTCGGACATGCGCGGAGCATCACTCCTCCTCGCCGAATACGCGCACGCGATCCGCGAGGCTCAGGCCAAGGGCTTCGAGGATCTTCCGCTTGGTGTCCATGCGGCACCCGAATCCCTTCTCGACGCGATCGATCGTCAGCACCGAGAGTCCCGCGCGACGTGCCAGCTCGGCCTTCGACATCATCCGGTTGACCCGCTCCTGGCGTACCAGGTTAGCCCGGCGCCCCGGCTGCTTGGCCGTAGCTGTCCGCCGAGGTCGTGGCCGCTGGTCGGAAGAACCGGTCGCAGCCACAGTAGGGTCCGCCACATCGCCGCTGCTGCCTGCCTGGCTGCTTTCAACGGCGCGACTTGCTGGCGAGTTGCTGCTCGGAGGCTTCTTCTTTCCGGCCTCCCGCCGAGCGGGAGGCTCCACGATTCGAACCGGCTTTTCGTCGTGATGCATCGCGATACTAAAGGCTCGCGACCCAAGGTCGTTGGGCAGGCACCTAGACGTTATGGCCCGCCCAAGCCAAGCGTCAAGAAATTCTTAATAATTGGCAGCCAATTTAGATAAAATTTATGCTAATTTCAGTCCTTTTCACCGATATAGGAGGCGATCCGGACCAGCCTCACGCGTGGCACGGTATGCTCTCGATTGTCAACGAACGAACGGCGTCCAGCCGAGAGTCGCATCGGCCGTCTCGAAGATCAAAAAACGGGGCAAGGATCGGTTGATCATCTTTCTTGCAGAGCATATCCACGGGGACATGGGCCGGCACAGCAGGCTGCTCGGATCGGTTTTCGCGCGTGCTTCCCTCGCTCTTGCCACGCTGCTGCTGTTGACCTCGGCCGCGCATGCAGATCGGGAACACGTCGTTCGTCAAGGTCAGACGTTATCGCGAATCGCTCACCTTTACGGCATCACCGTGGGGCCGCTCGCCGCGGCGAACCGCCTGGCCCGAGCGTCGACCCTCAGGCCTGGCCAGGTGCTCAACGTCCCCGCACGTGGCGTGGTCTACGTGAGGCGGGGACAAAACCTGTCACGCATCGCGCGCTTCCACCGCGTCTCGGTCGCCAGCCTGGCGCAGGCGAACGGGCTCTCAGCCGACGCGATGCTGCGTGAAGGGCAGCGCCTGCTGCTGCCCGGCTTTGAAGCTGCGAAGAAGAGGGCGCGTGCGGAGAAGCGCTGGGGCCGCCCCGCGCGGCCTGGGGTGGCCAATCTGCACCGCGTCTGGTCGAGGGAGCACATCCGGCTGCGCTTGGTCGACAGGAGCGGCAGGGTGCGGCGGCCCGCGTTGCGCCGGCTCGGCCATCTGCTCCGAGCACGCAAGAACCGCCGCACGAAGCAGCCGCATCCACGCCTGGTTCGCCTGCTCGCGCAGATATCGGATCACTTCGGTGGGCGGCCCCTTTACCTGGTCAGCGGTTACCGGCCGCCGGGAGGCTATACCAAAAAGACCAGCCGGCATGTGGCGGGACATGCGGTCGATTTCTGGATACGGGGTGTGTCCAATCGAAAGCTGCGCGACTACTGCCGCAAGCTGCATCATGTGGGCGTGGGTTACTACCCTCGCAGCCACTTCGTTCATCTCGACGTCAGACGCAAGAACGCCTACTGGGTCGACTGGTCTCGTCCCGGACAGGCGCCCGAGAATAACGACCCCAAGGAGCTGAGGCTGCTGTTCGCGCGTGCGGCGGGCGAGGGCGAGCAAACGCTTGCTGACCTTGCCCAGCAGGCTTTCGATGCACTGGATCTCAGGGAGCCGCCCGAACCGCGGGCCGAAGACGATGGCCGGCCGCCGTTCGACGACAAGCCCGACGACATCGTGGGCAGTTAGGAGGCGCCGTCCA
This genomic window from Pseudomonadota bacterium contains:
- a CDS encoding type 4a pilus biogenesis protein PilO; translation: MAARQIKSFAALSNTAKVLLGVLIVALTSSIYYLGMHMELTEKIDGEQQKRVRLEGEVREAQSRQQEYLRLRKELAWREERDRRNLRILPEHAEIPGFLADLNRLAELSGLRMKLVQPRPEEMQEFFVRLPVSLALSGRYHQLAKFFYNVSTLDRAINMEDISLKDPERKGEEVTLSVTVLATTFRRLSESEKPSPSDAKKKG
- a CDS encoding PilN domain-containing protein, translated to MIRINLLPDTVRATSGAGSGVVWGLGYLVVTFLWSVGLGVIYYTYSDKLTEQMAANASLERQIEQARKQSEGLEAVRAKLDKSRQLETVVGELQKARMGPTRVLMELSKILSVARGPTVDEERLVELRKSNPLSGYNPGWDVRRLWLQSFEEDQRECAIQGYGKSNEDVAEFLRRLALSEVFDEVMLEKTSSVKTKGSGLEVIDFRLTCKVNY
- a CDS encoding pilus assembly protein PilM gives rise to the protein MSEGRNLVGVDIGSSSVKVCEIKEGRRGRRTLVRFGYHPLPPQTIVDGHIMNSGAIVEGLQLLFHKSRRRDVALRISGHSVIIKKITMPVMTPAELGEQINWEAEQHIPFDLVDVRIDYQVLARREDRGQMDVLLVAAKKEEIADLTNLAVEARLRPHVVDLDAFTVQNCFELAYASAEGQQTVALLHVGASLTTLNVLSGGTTAFTRDVVSAGNTITDEIRRQLGVGFEEAEAFKCSQAPGAIPSQVTEIVRDSVDTLAGEIQRSLDFYQATSGDQQIEKIYLSGGTANLHALRNSLYARSQVPVEALDPLLVAAPDPKRVDLLALQGRASQAVVAYGLALRKDRERRE
- a CDS encoding helix-turn-helix transcriptional regulator — translated: MMSKAELARRAGLSVLTIDRVEKGFGCRMDTKRKILEALGLSLADRVRVFGEEE
- a CDS encoding LysM peptidoglycan-binding domain-containing protein, translating into MIIFLAEHIHGDMGRHSRLLGSVFARASLALATLLLLTSAAHADREHVVRQGQTLSRIAHLYGITVGPLAAANRLARASTLRPGQVLNVPARGVVYVRRGQNLSRIARFHRVSVASLAQANGLSADAMLREGQRLLLPGFEAAKKRARAEKRWGRPARPGVANLHRVWSREHIRLRLVDRSGRVRRPALRRLGHLLRARKNRRTKQPHPRLVRLLAQISDHFGGRPLYLVSGYRPPGGYTKKTSRHVAGHAVDFWIRGVSNRKLRDYCRKLHHVGVGYYPRSHFVHLDVRRKNAYWVDWSRPGQAPENNDPKELRLLFARAAGEGEQTLADLAQQAFDALDLREPPEPRAEDDGRPPFDDKPDDIVGS